In Rhipicephalus microplus isolate Deutch F79 chromosome 7, USDA_Rmic, whole genome shotgun sequence, one genomic interval encodes:
- the LOC119179818 gene encoding uncharacterized protein LOC119179818, producing the protein MARLLVLCAFAALAACAMAGVQQSAPTQSVAVQKPGSAGAAVGRPSGWGSWGGWGSQPGWGSWGGWGQHPGWGWGGNGWDDSWNNGWNNGWGNGWGNGWGNGWGNGWGNGWGNGWGNWGNGWGHGWGRGRGLQQKQQQQQSQQ; encoded by the exons ATGGCCCGTCTTTTGGTACTGTGCGCATTCGCCGCATTGGCGGCTTGTGCCATGGCAGGCGTTCAGCAAAGTGCACCAACTCAATCAGTCGCGGTACAGAAACCAGGATCAGCCG GTGCTGCAGTTGGAAGGCCTTCAGGCTGGGGAAGCTGGGGCGGCTGGGGAAGCCAACCAGGCTGGGGAAGCTGGGGCGGCTGGGGACAGCACCCAGGCTGGGGCTGGGGAGGCAACGGCTGGGACGACAGCTGGAACAACGGCTGGAACAACGGCTGGGGCAACGGCTGGGGCAATGGCTGGGGCAACGGCTGGGGCAACGGCTGGGGCAACGGCTGGGGCAACGGCTGGGGCAACTGGGGCAATGGCTGGGGCCACGGCTGGGGACGTGGCCGGGGACTGCAAcagaagcagcagcaacagcagagCCAGCAGTGA